In the genome of Nerophis ophidion isolate RoL-2023_Sa linkage group LG28, RoL_Noph_v1.0, whole genome shotgun sequence, the window CCCACCTTTTCAGTTAAATTGTTCTGCtcaatttttaataaaagtacacaatgttgcatattaatgcatgtacttgACTGGCAAAAGCACAACAAtgtcacatgttatatgtgctgatgttgttagaaagtcaaaattaaagtcttgacagtttatttcaaatcctgcagtttcatttgctgctcctgatctcaccagcacacttgtgtttcttacactggtacttataagagaatcgttcaccacacacactgcaactcaacactttctcttctgggtgtgttctcatgtgtcttaaaAGTGTTGATCGTTcacaaaagcttttgttgcagattgaacaggaatgcaatttttcaccagtgtgtgttctagtgtgtcttttcaaatgttgactttctgtaaaacgtttaccacagattgaacaggaaaaagttttttcgccagtgtgcgttctcgtgtgttctttcaaatgttgaccatgtgtaaaacctttaccacaaattgaacaggaaaaaggtttttcaccagtgtgcattctcatgtgtactttcaaattctgactttgtgtaaaacctttaccacaggttgaacaggaaaccgtattttcaccagtgtgtgttttcatgtgcactttcaaattgtgacttcgaacaaaacgtttaccacagactgaacagataaaatgtttttcaccagtgtgtgttctaatgtgtactttcaaattgttattttgtacaaaacctttaccacagattgaacagataaaaggtttttcaccagtgtgtgttctcatgtgcactttcagaTGGTTACTTACGACAAAACCTTTATTACAGATTAaacatataaaaggtttttcttcAGTGTGTATTATCCTGTGTaatttcaaactctgacttcgtgtaaaacctcttccacaggttgaacaggaaaaaggtttttcttcagtgtgtgttatcatgtgtgcttttagacgacaatggtatttaaatgatttgtcacagtgagaacatgtgaagtgagtgttgtcagtgtgacatgtcttatcatctttagagtcttcatcatcagtgtcaggagagtgtgacgttgtgtcctcactatctgatagtggagctaagagcttgtctgcttgtgatcctccacagtggtctccatcagcttctgttgtcatgcgttgtgttgagctgctgcttggaggctccgcctctctcttctcctcactttcacctttgacctcatcatcttcactcttcacagggacaccagtcactgggaactccaccagtccttcaagatgatctccctcctgactgatgctgtgttcctcctcttcctctttaaagtggggcatcagtgagtcttcctcttcctttttacagggaagggtctgtgtcaaagaagaaaaggagacgccagagggtccgtgACACCTGGTTTTCCTCTTTGATGGATCATCCTTCACCGTCCTGAAGCTACACTCCTGTTTTTCAGGCAGAAGTTGTTCTTCACAGCCGTCTGCGggacacaaaatgacaaacatgcttgagaaatgtccagatttTCTCCATCACACGAGGCAGTCAGTAAGTTTACATGTACTTAAAATAACAAGTTATTATATGAACtggcctgaaa includes:
- the LOC133545338 gene encoding gastrula zinc finger protein XlCGF28.1-like; its protein translation is MCERTSAMYEKELCPTKEEKERQHQLLDVYYKKHHQVVLHRTDGCEEQLLPEKQECSFRTVKDDPSKRKTRCHGPSGVSFSSLTQTLPCKKEEEDSLMPHFKEEEEEHSISQEGDHLEGLVEFPVTGVPVKSEDDEVKGESEEKREAEPPSSSSTQRMTTEADGDHCGGSQADKLLAPLSDSEDTTSHSPDTDDEDSKDDKTCHTDNTHFTCSHCDKSFKYHCRLKAHMITHTEEKPFSCSTCGRGFTRSQSLKLHRIIHTEEKPFICLICNKGFVVSNHLKVHMRTHTGEKPFICSICGKGFVQNNNLKVHIRTHTGEKHFICSVCGKRFVRSHNLKVHMKTHTGENTVSCSTCGKGFTQSQNLKVHMRMHTGEKPFSCSICGKGFTHGQHLKEHTRTHTGEKTFSCSICGKRFTESQHLKRHTRTHTGEKLHSCSICNKSFCERSTLLRHMRTHPEEKVLSCSVCGERFSYKYQCKKHKCAGEIRSSK